In the Nitrospinota bacterium genome, TACCGGGCATATCGATTTCTTCTTACATGTCAGTAAAAAGCGTTGTTTTGATAAGCAGGGTGAGATTTGAAAAAATAGGAAAGATCGCCTTGGATATCAGTTCGAGGACATCTGTGGTCATGATTAAAATCCTTTTAAAAAAATATGGTGTCACACCTGAATTGATTTCTATGCCACCAGATTTTCAGAAGATGATGGGGGTTGCTGATGCGGCGTTAATCATAGGTGATAATGCTCTTATGGCTGAAAAAGGAGGATTTATCGTCTATGACCTTGGTGAAGAGTGGTATAAGTTTTTTGGATTGCCCTTTGTTCATGCCTTATTATTAGTTCGGCCTTCTTTTTCCTTGGGAGATCAGGTGGATGTATTGTTTAAGGCAAGAGATATGGGGCTTTCTCGAATAGATCGGATCATTGATGAAGAATCAAAGAAACTGGGTATTTCTTCGGAGCTATGCAGGGACTATTTTGAGAAGAGGGTCTATTATGAGCTGGGAGAGAAAGAACTGGAAGGGCTTTTGGCCTTTTACTCTTTGGCAAATAAAGAGGGTTATTTAGAAAGGGTGCCGGAGCTTCGATTTTATGAATAATCTTTTATTAGAAAAGGTATTAAAAGGGAAGAGGCTTTCTCAAGATGAGATTTTT is a window encoding:
- a CDS encoding menaquinone biosynthesis protein, whose amino-acid sequence is MNKGFIRFGCHNFLNVRPLIDPIMRGEIPHRLNLIMDMPSRLSDMMQKGEIDLGWIPSVEYGRIKDCLIIPGISISSYMSVKSVVLISRVRFEKIGKIALDISSRTSVVMIKILLKKYGVTPELISMPPDFQKMMGVADAALIIGDNALMAEKGGFIVYDLGEEWYKFFGLPFVHALLLVRPSFSLGDQVDVLFKARDMGLSRIDRIIDEESKKLGISSELCRDYFEKRVYYELGEKELEGLLAFYSLANKEGYLERVPELRFYE